The Hyphomicrobiales bacterium genome has a window encoding:
- a CDS encoding TetR family transcriptional regulator, which translates to MEPKRQGRPPTIENARDRILDDAARLFARGGYDGTSLGDVAEAIGVTKAAIYHYFPNKKEIYEAIIVRTLDGLLRSVAAETAQASGPEDRLVRFMTAHADFFEEHYDGFLAMLVGYGGMRNVVMIAEAQKLRDDYEQALRQIIADGIAEGAFRQVDIPVTSRAVLSMLNWMVRWFKPGKGRSASSFANEYCDLIIRGLRPPAESPGN; encoded by the coding sequence ATGGAACCAAAGCGTCAGGGCCGCCCGCCCACTATCGAGAACGCGAGAGATCGCATCCTCGACGATGCGGCTCGTCTCTTCGCCCGGGGAGGCTATGACGGCACATCCCTCGGCGACGTCGCCGAAGCGATCGGCGTGACCAAGGCGGCGATCTACCACTATTTTCCCAACAAGAAAGAGATCTACGAAGCGATCATCGTGCGGACGCTGGACGGTCTTCTACGCTCCGTCGCGGCAGAGACGGCCCAGGCTTCCGGCCCCGAGGACAGGCTGGTCAGGTTCATGACCGCTCACGCCGACTTCTTCGAGGAGCACTATGACGGGTTTCTCGCGATGCTCGTCGGGTACGGCGGCATGCGGAACGTCGTGATGATCGCGGAGGCGCAGAAGCTGCGCGACGACTACGAACAGGCATTGCGGCAGATCATTGCCGACGGCATCGCCGAAGGGGCTTTCAGGCAGGTCGACATCCCGGTCACGAGCCGCGCCGTCCTCTCGATGCTGAACTGGATGGTGCGCTGGTTCAAGCCGGGCAAGGGCCGAAGCGCCTCCTCCTTCGCGAATGAATACTGCGATCTCATCATCCGCGGCCTTCGGCCCCCGGCGGAGAGTCCCGGAAATTGA
- the uctC gene encoding Acetyl-CoA:oxalate CoA-transferase: MGAALDGIKVLDLTRVLAGPWATMTLGDLGAEIWKIEQPGAGDDTRGWMPPSVEGISTYYLGANRNKKSLAVDIGMAEGRAIIVDLARKADILVENFRPASLRKFRLTYEDLKAINPRLIVCSISGYGRGHAQEERPGYDFIIQAESGFMAITGERDGEPMRLGVAFIDLVTGMNAVQAVLAALYMRERTGEGQWLDIGLNDSALFFLANIASGHLNTGREPGRYGNAHPSIVPYQIFACIGGRIAIAVGNDEQFRRFCRAIGLPDLASDPRYATNRKRTEHRNSLLPLLEEQLRGLKLAELLADLRAAGVPAGDVRSVGQALTSDVAELRRSVVSVPAPTIGTFRSVRSPLRMSANPTRDPTPPPEVGQHTGEVLVAELGFVPERIAELRACGAIG; encoded by the coding sequence ATGGGCGCGGCACTGGACGGCATCAAGGTCCTCGATCTCACCCGCGTCCTCGCCGGCCCCTGGGCGACCATGACGCTGGGCGATCTCGGCGCCGAGATCTGGAAGATCGAGCAGCCCGGTGCAGGCGACGACACGCGCGGCTGGATGCCGCCCTCGGTCGAAGGCATCTCGACCTATTATCTCGGCGCCAACCGCAACAAGAAGAGCCTCGCCGTCGATATCGGCATGGCCGAGGGCCGCGCGATCATCGTCGATCTGGCCAGGAAGGCCGATATCCTCGTCGAGAATTTCCGGCCTGCCTCGCTGCGCAAGTTCAGGCTGACCTATGAGGACCTCAAGGCGATCAATCCGCGCCTGATCGTCTGCTCGATCTCGGGCTATGGGCGCGGGCATGCGCAGGAGGAGCGCCCGGGCTACGATTTCATCATCCAGGCCGAATCCGGCTTCATGGCGATCACCGGCGAGCGCGACGGCGAGCCGATGCGGCTGGGCGTCGCCTTCATCGACCTCGTCACCGGGATGAATGCCGTCCAGGCTGTTCTCGCCGCCCTCTACATGCGCGAGCGCACCGGAGAGGGGCAGTGGCTCGATATCGGGCTCAACGACAGCGCCCTGTTCTTTCTGGCCAACATTGCCTCGGGCCATCTCAACACCGGCAGGGAGCCGGGCCGCTACGGCAACGCCCATCCCAGCATCGTGCCCTACCAGATCTTCGCCTGCATCGGCGGGCGGATCGCCATCGCCGTCGGCAATGACGAGCAGTTCCGCCGCTTCTGCCGGGCGATCGGCCTGCCTGACCTGGCGAGCGACCCGCGCTATGCGACCAACCGCAAGCGCACCGAGCATCGTAACAGCCTGCTCCCCCTGCTCGAGGAGCAGCTGCGCGGCCTGAAGCTCGCGGAGCTGCTCGCCGACCTGCGCGCGGCCGGCGTGCCGGCCGGTGACGTCCGCAGCGTCGGGCAGGCCCTGACCAGCGACGTCGCGGAACTGCGCCGGAGCGTGGTCTCGGTGCCGGCGCCGACGATCGGCACCTTCCGCTCGGTGCGCAGCCCCTTGCGCATGTCCGCGAACCCAACACGCGATCCGACGCCTCCGCCGGAAGTCGGGCAGCACACGGGAGAGGTCCTGGTCGCAGAGCTTGGTTTCGTACCAGAACGCATCGCTGAACTGCGCGCATGTGGCGCTATCGGCTGA
- the rhaS gene encoding HTH-type transcriptional activator RhaS has protein sequence MPDINLLRRFTVLSAPDPEQFRNWLKPALSVHEFDTKHCERPSDGVLNHRASDNVSLTFARYGAAISARMQQNDSFLQGFPVSGAGEVRRGHESMTVSAAAGGVVLGPGSEASFAYDGSFAHLILRLSPEAVTRKLSALIGRPVDPQLRLDDGRRSLAHWAGQMRLVRFFAEELDREDGQLPPLALAEIEQAIIVAFLTGHPHNYSHWLTAAPAMIAPWQVRMAAEYMEQNWDKPITIEALCQITQTSARSLFHLFRRTYGVSPMVFVRRIRLQHAKAILSRPTPETSVTTVGFLCGFSNLGNFARAYFEAFGERPSNTLRANRPVWN, from the coding sequence ATGCCAGATATCAATCTGCTGCGACGCTTCACGGTGCTCAGCGCCCCTGACCCGGAGCAGTTCCGCAATTGGCTGAAGCCCGCCCTCTCGGTTCACGAATTCGATACCAAGCATTGCGAGCGCCCTTCCGACGGTGTGTTGAACCACCGCGCTTCAGACAATGTCAGCCTGACCTTCGCCCGCTACGGTGCGGCAATCTCCGCCCGGATGCAGCAGAATGACAGCTTCCTCCAGGGCTTTCCAGTCTCGGGGGCCGGCGAGGTGCGCCGGGGGCACGAGAGCATGACTGTTTCGGCGGCCGCCGGCGGCGTCGTCCTCGGACCGGGGTCGGAGGCAAGCTTCGCCTATGACGGAAGCTTCGCGCATCTGATCCTGCGCCTCTCGCCAGAGGCCGTGACACGCAAGCTCTCGGCCTTGATCGGCCGGCCTGTGGATCCACAGCTACGACTCGACGACGGGCGTCGAAGCCTCGCCCATTGGGCTGGGCAGATGCGGCTGGTGCGCTTCTTCGCGGAGGAGCTCGACCGGGAGGACGGCCAACTGCCGCCGCTCGCCCTGGCCGAGATCGAACAGGCGATCATTGTCGCCTTTCTGACCGGGCATCCGCACAATTACAGCCATTGGCTGACCGCCGCGCCGGCGATGATCGCTCCTTGGCAGGTGCGCATGGCGGCAGAGTACATGGAGCAGAACTGGGACAAGCCAATCACCATCGAGGCGCTGTGTCAGATCACTCAGACCAGCGCACGCAGCTTGTTCCACCTCTTCCGGCGCACTTATGGCGTCTCGCCGATGGTTTTCGTCAGGCGGATCCGCCTCCAGCACGCGAAGGCGATTCTCAGTCGCCCGACGCCGGAGACGAGCGTCACCACCGTCGGCTTTCTGTGCGGCTTCAGCAATCTCGGCAATTTTGCGCGGGCCTATTTCGAGGCCTTCGGAGAACGGCCCTCGAACACGTTGAGGGCCAATCGGCCGGTCTGGAATTAG
- a CDS encoding Succinylglutamate desuccinylase/aspartoacylase family protein yields MSNEPKKRLDRRDFLAASIATAGASAALTVVAGPARAQAPVSRSAAQTAGTVYTGDIIRGKRVVSALNVDDLEPGKKHLLYFQGVQMPSGQHWYVSVTVAKGAKPGKRIILTSGVHGDEMSSIHTVQTVMNQLDPAQMSGTVTAVTDISGPALEGMQRRWPNSGRGADLIDMNREWPGNENGLTATSRHAGLLFNRLLRPNADAAIDFHTGTTGFEVAAFNIAGMDVPEVKAMVELYPVGQIFDNHVYPGVLHNAFMDVGIPAFTPEIGAARVLDHDMIALFVEGTMNVLKHQGIVPGQIGRSGKDVPVFVGNSSFPILATRGGMVEHLVKLNAKVAPGQKVAIQRNSFGEVVAEYVSGVAGEVTGQRSDAMSEPGNPLVFILFHQAAAGKAENYPE; encoded by the coding sequence ATGTCGAACGAACCCAAAAAGCGCCTCGACCGCCGTGACTTTCTTGCTGCTTCGATCGCAACGGCCGGCGCGTCCGCTGCCCTCACCGTCGTGGCGGGGCCCGCACGCGCGCAGGCGCCGGTATCGCGATCTGCCGCGCAAACGGCGGGCACCGTCTATACCGGCGACATAATCCGCGGAAAGCGCGTCGTCAGCGCGCTCAATGTCGACGACCTCGAACCCGGCAAAAAGCATCTACTGTATTTCCAGGGCGTGCAGATGCCCAGCGGACAGCACTGGTATGTATCCGTGACGGTGGCGAAGGGCGCGAAGCCCGGCAAACGCATTATCCTGACCAGCGGTGTCCATGGCGACGAGATGAGCTCCATCCATACCGTTCAGACGGTCATGAACCAGCTCGATCCTGCACAGATGTCGGGCACCGTAACCGCCGTCACGGATATTTCAGGACCGGCGCTCGAGGGCATGCAGCGCAGATGGCCCAATTCAGGCAGGGGAGCCGATCTGATCGACATGAACAGGGAGTGGCCCGGGAACGAGAACGGCCTCACCGCAACCAGCCGGCATGCCGGACTTCTGTTCAACCGGCTGCTGCGGCCCAATGCCGACGCCGCGATCGATTTTCATACCGGAACAACCGGGTTCGAGGTCGCGGCGTTCAACATTGCCGGCATGGACGTGCCGGAGGTCAAGGCGATGGTGGAGCTCTACCCGGTGGGCCAGATCTTCGACAACCATGTCTACCCGGGCGTCCTGCACAACGCATTCATGGATGTGGGGATCCCTGCTTTCACGCCGGAGATCGGGGCTGCGCGCGTGCTGGACCACGATATGATCGCGCTGTTCGTGGAAGGCACGATGAATGTGCTGAAGCATCAGGGCATCGTTCCCGGGCAGATTGGTCGGTCGGGGAAGGACGTGCCCGTTTTCGTCGGCAACAGTTCTTTTCCGATCCTGGCGACACGGGGCGGGATGGTCGAGCACCTGGTAAAGCTCAACGCCAAGGTCGCGCCCGGGCAGAAAGTGGCGATTCAGCGCAACAGCTTCGGTGAAGTGGTCGCGGAATATGTGAGCGGTGTGGCGGGAGAGGTAACCGGCCAGCGCAGCGACGCGATGTCCGAGCCCGGCAACCCGTTGGTCTTCATTCTCTTTCATCAGGCGGCCGCAGGCAAAGCAGAGAACTATCCCGAATAA
- a CDS encoding conserved membrane hypothetical protein (Evidence 4 : Unknown function but conserved in other organisms): protein MNLLIFALACASLLATPGPTNTLLATAGAEAGWRPARHLLIAELAGYLLAVTILRAVLGPLIAAQPGFALALQGAVVIYVFHLAVALWRRGRRGAATGRSITFRRVMLTTLLNPKGVIFAFTLLPAAADGMLTELLVLSAEIVAIGFGWILLGDAFHGSLRNPAHAKIGYRLSAGMLTCLASVVAVRAIVAL, encoded by the coding sequence ATGAATCTGCTCATTTTTGCCCTCGCCTGCGCATCGTTGCTCGCGACACCGGGGCCGACGAACACCTTGTTGGCGACGGCCGGCGCGGAAGCGGGTTGGCGGCCTGCCAGGCATCTGTTGATCGCGGAACTCGCGGGCTATCTGTTGGCTGTGACGATCTTGAGGGCCGTTCTCGGCCCCCTGATCGCGGCTCAGCCAGGATTTGCGCTGGCCCTGCAAGGCGCCGTCGTCATCTATGTGTTCCATCTCGCCGTAGCACTTTGGCGGCGCGGCCGGCGCGGCGCCGCGACCGGGCGATCGATCACCTTTCGGCGTGTCATGCTGACCACCCTGCTCAACCCGAAAGGCGTGATCTTCGCCTTCACGCTGCTCCCAGCGGCAGCTGACGGAATGCTCACGGAACTGCTCGTGCTCTCGGCAGAGATCGTTGCGATTGGCTTTGGCTGGATACTCCTCGGCGATGCCTTCCACGGCAGCTTGCGGAACCCGGCCCATGCGAAGATCGGCTACCGCCTCAGCGCCGGAATGCTGACCTGCCTCGCAAGCGTGGTTGCCGTCCGCGCCATCGTAGCGCTTTGA
- a CDS encoding conserved membrane hypothetical protein (Evidence 4 : Unknown function but conserved in other organisms): MIPGLSIEILLTVHVAVSLIGIATGLVAMPALAAGRWLGGWQAAFLITTALTSITGFLFPFSGVTPAFLFGVISMLALAVTAATWPFRAQRAAAGIAYAVTATLALYLNLFVLIVQSFQKVPALQPLAPTQSEPPFAIAQLVLLLAALGVGFFAVRAARRPAVATAA, encoded by the coding sequence ATGATCCCCGGACTTTCCATCGAAATCCTGCTCACCGTGCATGTCGCGGTCAGCCTGATCGGCATCGCCACGGGGCTCGTGGCCATGCCGGCTCTCGCCGCCGGGCGCTGGCTCGGCGGCTGGCAGGCGGCCTTCCTGATCACCACGGCGCTGACCAGCATCACCGGCTTCCTGTTCCCCTTCAGCGGCGTGACGCCGGCCTTCCTCTTCGGCGTGATCTCCATGCTGGCGCTCGCCGTCACGGCCGCGACCTGGCCTTTCCGGGCACAGCGCGCCGCCGCCGGCATCGCCTACGCCGTCACCGCCACGCTCGCGCTCTACCTCAACCTTTTCGTACTCATTGTGCAGTCTTTTCAGAAGGTTCCAGCCCTGCAGCCGCTGGCGCCGACACAGAGCGAGCCGCCCTTCGCGATTGCCCAGCTCGTCCTGCTGCTTGCGGCCCTCGGCGTCGGCTTCTTCGCGGTTCGAGCGGCTCGCCGGCCGGCGGTCGCCACGGCGGCATAA
- a CDS encoding Transcriptional regulator, with protein MVAAIPAPPKAEVGLVLYPGCQTAMVHGMTDLLDIAGHFSAKRGGPGLRVSHWRPGEDGCLGRAFDSHPDFERPMEPAVLVVPGRLTGPMEIEEATPYARWLLDRHAQGTTLAANCGGVFALAATGLLSGRPATTHWLFADAFRERFPDVRLDPDKMVIEDGDIITAGGLMAWTDLGLRLVDRLLGSTVMAETGSFMLIDSAGREQRHYSRFAPRLTHGDEAILRVQHWLQAREAKAISVGEMAKVVAMEERTFQRRFKAATGMKPIEYAQHLRVGKARELLEFTRRSIEQISWAVGYEDVAAFRKLFHRLVGLSPGDYRHRFVAVAAA; from the coding sequence ATGGTCGCAGCCATTCCAGCGCCGCCGAAGGCCGAGGTTGGGCTCGTGCTCTATCCGGGCTGCCAGACCGCCATGGTCCATGGCATGACCGATCTTCTCGACATTGCCGGGCATTTCTCCGCCAAGCGCGGTGGACCGGGGCTGCGCGTCAGCCATTGGCGGCCGGGCGAGGATGGCTGCCTCGGTCGTGCCTTCGACAGCCACCCCGATTTCGAGCGGCCGATGGAGCCCGCCGTGCTGGTCGTGCCCGGCCGGCTCACCGGCCCGATGGAGATCGAGGAGGCGACGCCCTATGCGCGCTGGCTGCTCGACCGCCATGCCCAGGGCACGACGCTCGCGGCCAATTGCGGCGGGGTCTTCGCGCTGGCGGCGACCGGCCTCTTGTCAGGGCGCCCGGCGACGACGCACTGGCTCTTCGCCGACGCCTTCCGCGAGCGTTTTCCGGACGTCCGGCTCGATCCCGACAAGATGGTGATCGAGGACGGCGACATCATCACGGCCGGCGGATTGATGGCCTGGACCGATCTCGGTCTGAGACTCGTCGACCGGCTGCTCGGTTCCACGGTGATGGCCGAGACCGGCAGTTTCATGCTCATCGATTCCGCCGGGCGCGAACAGCGGCATTATTCCCGCTTCGCCCCGCGCCTCACCCATGGCGACGAGGCGATCCTGCGCGTGCAGCATTGGCTGCAGGCGCGCGAGGCCAAGGCGATCAGCGTGGGCGAGATGGCGAAGGTGGTCGCGATGGAGGAGCGCACCTTCCAGCGCCGTTTCAAGGCGGCGACCGGCATGAAGCCGATCGAATACGCTCAGCATCTGCGCGTTGGGAAGGCACGCGAGCTGCTGGAGTTCACCCGGCGCTCGATCGAGCAGATCTCCTGGGCGGTCGGTTATGAGGACGTCGCCGCCTTCCGCAAACTCTTCCACCGCCTCGTCGGACTTTCGCCCGGCGATTACCGCCATCGTTTCGTCGCGGTCGCAGCCGCATGA
- the cpo gene encoding Non-heme chloroperoxidase: protein MTTITTRDGTRIFYKDWGPKDGQPIVFSHGWPLTADAWDAQMVFFANQGFRTIAHDRRSHGRSDQVWANNTMDQYADDLAELIEQLDLKDAILVGHSTGGGEVTRYIGRHGTGRVAKIGLIGAVPPLMLKTEANPGGLPIDVFDGIRKGTYDNRSQFFLDLTIPFYGYNRPGAVISEGIRQSFWQQGMMGGLKGQLDSIRAFSESDFNADLKRFDKPTLVLHGDDDQIVPIGAAALSTVKIVKHAVLKVYEGADHGLTQTHQDRFNADLLAFIKG, encoded by the coding sequence ATGACCACGATCACCACCCGCGACGGCACCCGCATCTTCTACAAGGACTGGGGCCCGAAGGACGGGCAGCCGATCGTCTTCTCCCATGGCTGGCCGCTGACGGCGGATGCCTGGGACGCGCAGATGGTCTTCTTCGCCAATCAGGGCTTCCGCACCATCGCCCATGACCGGCGCAGCCATGGCCGTTCCGATCAGGTCTGGGCCAACAACACCATGGACCAGTATGCCGACGACCTCGCCGAGCTGATCGAGCAGCTCGATCTGAAGGACGCGATACTGGTCGGCCATTCGACCGGCGGCGGCGAAGTCACCCGCTATATCGGTCGCCACGGCACGGGCCGGGTCGCCAAGATCGGCCTGATCGGCGCGGTGCCGCCGCTGATGCTCAAGACCGAGGCCAATCCCGGCGGCCTGCCGATCGACGTCTTCGACGGCATCCGCAAGGGCACCTACGACAACCGCTCGCAGTTCTTCCTCGACCTGACCATCCCGTTCTACGGCTACAACCGGCCGGGCGCCGTGATCTCCGAGGGCATCCGCCAGAGCTTCTGGCAGCAGGGCATGATGGGCGGGCTCAAGGGCCAGCTCGACTCGATCCGTGCCTTCTCGGAGAGCGATTTCAACGCCGACCTGAAGCGCTTCGACAAGCCGACGCTGGTGCTGCATGGCGACGACGACCAGATCGTGCCGATCGGCGCCGCGGCGCTCTCCACGGTGAAGATCGTCAAGCACGCCGTCCTCAAGGTCTATGAAGGCGCCGATCACGGCCTGACCCAGACCCATCAGGACCGCTTCAACGCCGATCTGCTGGCCTTCATCAAGGGCTGA
- a CDS encoding Arylsulfatase: MTVQANEAHPSASDQDGCDLNRRRILLSGSALVAAATALGTQAQAQQPAPSPQSATPSGRRPNILVIWGDDIGTWNISHNNRGMMGYMTPNIDRIAREGVSFTDYYGQQSCTAGRAAFIGGNVPVRTGMTKVGLPGAAEGWQKTDVTMATVLKAQGYATGQFGKNHQGDRDEHLPTQHGFDEFLGNLYHLNAEEEPENPDYPKDPEFRKKFGPRGVIRASADGKIEDTGPLTKKRMETIDEETLAAAKDFIQRQVRANKPFFTWWNATRMHFRTHVKPASRGKSGQDDYSDGMVEHDGMVGELLKVLDDLGVANDTIVFYSTDNGPHYNTWPDAGTTPFRSEKNSNWEGAYRVPAFVRWPGRFPAGTTLNGIVAHEDWLPTFAAAAGAPDIKEQLLKGVSLNGRNYKNYIDGYNMLDYFSGKVKESPRNEFWYVNDDGQVVAARYQDWKVVFLENRGEAFGVWREPFTELRVPLLFHLRRDPFEKAQHNANVYNDWFLERVFVIVPIQGLAAKFLQSMKEYPPSQTPGSFNLTKIEAQLRNAAAGSR, from the coding sequence ATGACCGTGCAAGCAAATGAGGCCCATCCGTCTGCTTCGGACCAGGACGGCTGCGATCTGAACCGCCGCAGGATCCTGTTGTCGGGATCGGCGCTGGTTGCGGCTGCCACTGCCTTGGGAACCCAGGCGCAGGCCCAACAGCCGGCGCCGTCCCCGCAGTCTGCCACGCCTTCCGGGCGCCGCCCCAACATCCTCGTCATCTGGGGCGACGATATCGGGACCTGGAACATCAGCCACAACAATCGCGGCATGATGGGCTATATGACACCCAATATCGACCGGATCGCGCGCGAAGGCGTTTCCTTCACCGACTACTATGGGCAGCAGAGCTGCACGGCCGGCCGCGCTGCGTTCATCGGGGGAAACGTGCCTGTCCGCACCGGCATGACCAAGGTCGGCCTGCCGGGCGCGGCCGAAGGCTGGCAGAAGACCGACGTCACCATGGCGACGGTGCTGAAGGCCCAGGGCTATGCGACCGGACAGTTCGGCAAGAACCATCAGGGCGACCGGGACGAGCATCTGCCGACGCAGCACGGCTTCGACGAATTCCTCGGCAACCTCTATCACCTCAACGCGGAGGAGGAGCCGGAGAACCCCGACTATCCGAAGGATCCCGAGTTCCGGAAGAAATTCGGCCCGCGCGGCGTCATCCGGGCCTCGGCCGACGGCAAGATCGAGGATACCGGCCCGCTGACCAAGAAGCGGATGGAGACGATCGACGAGGAGACGCTGGCGGCCGCGAAGGACTTCATCCAGCGTCAGGTCCGCGCCAACAAGCCGTTCTTCACCTGGTGGAATGCGACGCGGATGCATTTCCGCACCCACGTCAAGCCGGCGAGCCGTGGAAAATCCGGACAGGACGACTATTCGGACGGCATGGTCGAGCATGACGGGATGGTCGGCGAGCTGCTCAAGGTTCTCGACGATCTCGGCGTCGCCAACGACACCATCGTCTTCTACTCGACCGATAACGGCCCGCACTACAACACCTGGCCGGATGCCGGCACGACTCCGTTCCGCAGCGAGAAGAACTCCAACTGGGAAGGCGCCTACCGTGTCCCCGCTTTCGTGCGCTGGCCCGGCAGGTTCCCGGCTGGCACGACGCTGAACGGCATCGTGGCGCATGAGGACTGGCTCCCCACATTCGCCGCCGCGGCGGGCGCGCCGGACATCAAGGAGCAGTTGCTGAAGGGCGTCTCGCTCAACGGCCGGAACTACAAGAACTATATCGATGGCTACAACATGCTCGACTATTTTTCGGGCAAGGTGAAGGAGTCGCCGCGCAACGAGTTCTGGTACGTCAACGACGACGGGCAGGTCGTCGCAGCCCGCTATCAGGACTGGAAGGTCGTCTTCCTCGAGAACCGGGGAGAGGCGTTCGGCGTCTGGCGCGAGCCCTTCACGGAACTGCGCGTTCCGCTTCTCTTCCACCTGCGCCGCGACCCGTTCGAAAAGGCGCAGCACAACGCCAATGTCTACAATGACTGGTTCCTCGAACGGGTCTTCGTCATTGTTCCGATCCAGGGGCTCGCGGCGAAGTTCCTGCAATCGATGAAGGAATACCCGCCGAGCCAGACGCCGGGCTCCTTCAATCTCACCAAGATCGAGGCCCAGCTTCGCAACGCTGCGGCCGGCAGCCGCTGA
- the acrC gene encoding Acryloyl-CoA reductase (NADH), whose protein sequence is MALDSETMQGLLESVARFVRERLRPLEHQVAQEDRIPAEIRREIADMGLFGLSIPEEYGGLGLTMEEEVRVAFELGRTSPAFRSLIGTNNGIGSQGLIMDGTEEQKRRYLPRLASGELISSFALTEPEAGSDAASLKTSARPVEGGYVLNGTKRFITNAPHAGLFTVFARTDPSQPGAKGVSAFLVEAGTPGLSLGPIDRKMGQSGSHTSDVIFEDCRVPADALLGGREGQGFRTAMKVLDRGRLHISAVCVAMAERVIEDSLRYAVERKQFGQPIAEFQLVQAMLADSRTEAYAARCMVLETARSKDRAEDVATDAACCKLFASEMVGRVVDRAVQIHGGAGYIADHGIERFYRDARLFRIYEGTSQIQQIIIARNMARELAMA, encoded by the coding sequence ATGGCCTTGGACAGCGAGACGATGCAGGGGTTGCTGGAGAGCGTCGCGCGCTTCGTGCGCGAGCGCCTGCGCCCCCTGGAGCATCAGGTCGCGCAGGAGGATCGCATCCCCGCCGAGATCCGCCGGGAGATTGCGGATATGGGTCTGTTCGGCCTGTCGATCCCGGAGGAATATGGCGGCCTCGGCCTGACGATGGAGGAGGAGGTCCGGGTCGCCTTCGAGCTCGGCAGAACCTCGCCGGCCTTCCGCTCGCTGATCGGGACCAATAATGGCATCGGCTCGCAGGGGCTGATCATGGATGGCACCGAGGAGCAGAAGCGGCGCTACTTGCCGCGGCTGGCTTCGGGCGAACTCATCAGCTCCTTCGCGCTGACGGAGCCGGAGGCTGGTTCGGATGCGGCCTCGCTGAAGACCTCGGCTCGACCAGTGGAGGGTGGCTATGTCCTCAACGGCACCAAGCGCTTCATCACCAATGCCCCGCATGCCGGGCTGTTCACCGTGTTCGCGCGGACCGATCCGTCGCAGCCCGGCGCCAAGGGCGTTTCGGCTTTTCTGGTCGAGGCCGGGACGCCTGGGCTCTCGCTTGGGCCGATCGACAGGAAGATGGGCCAGAGCGGCTCGCATACCTCCGACGTGATCTTCGAGGATTGTCGCGTGCCGGCCGACGCCCTGCTCGGCGGGCGCGAGGGGCAGGGGTTCCGCACGGCGATGAAGGTGCTCGATCGCGGACGCCTCCACATCTCGGCGGTCTGCGTCGCGATGGCCGAGCGCGTGATCGAGGACAGCCTGCGCTATGCCGTCGAGCGCAAGCAGTTCGGTCAGCCGATCGCCGAGTTCCAACTCGTCCAGGCCATGCTCGCCGACAGCCGGACCGAGGCCTATGCGGCGCGCTGCATGGTCTTGGAGACGGCGCGCTCCAAGGATCGGGCTGAGGATGTCGCGACGGACGCCGCCTGTTGCAAGCTCTTCGCCAGCGAGATGGTCGGCCGCGTCGTTGACCGCGCCGTCCAGATCCACGGCGGCGCCGGCTACATCGCCGATCACGGCATCGAGCGCTTCTACCGGGATGCGCGCCTGTTCCGGATCTACGAGGGCACCTCGCAGATCCAGCAGATCATCATCGCCCGCAACATGGCCCGGGAATTGGCAATGGCCTGA
- a CDS encoding Dehydrogenase, translated as MTKQTFLVTGASNGIGAVYADRLAKRGHDLVLVARSADRLQALAERLRHEAGVAVEVLAADLGKATDLARVEARLRDDAAITGLVNNAGIAGEGPILTADPAYLDGMIALNVSAVTRLTAAIAPKLVARGTGTIINITSVTALMPEAFTVVYPATKAFVLAFSEALQAELGPKGVHVQAVLPGITRTAIWEEERLAQIPAEMVMSVDDMVDAALAGLDLGERITIPSLPDTADLDRFLAARGALRPNLSHRKPAQRYGA; from the coding sequence ATGACCAAGCAGACCTTCCTCGTGACCGGCGCCTCGAACGGCATCGGCGCCGTCTATGCCGACCGCCTCGCCAAACGCGGCCACGATCTCGTCCTCGTCGCCCGCAGCGCCGACAGGCTCCAGGCTCTCGCCGAGCGCCTGCGCCATGAAGCCGGCGTCGCGGTCGAGGTGCTCGCCGCCGATCTCGGCAAGGCGACCGATCTAGCCCGTGTCGAGGCCCGGCTGCGCGACGACGCCGCGATCACCGGGCTCGTCAACAATGCCGGCATCGCCGGCGAGGGCCCGATCCTGACCGCCGACCCCGCCTATCTCGACGGCATGATCGCGCTGAACGTCTCCGCCGTGACGCGGCTCACCGCCGCGATCGCGCCGAAGCTGGTGGCGCGCGGGACAGGCACGATCATCAACATCACCTCCGTGACGGCGCTGATGCCGGAAGCCTTCACCGTCGTCTATCCGGCGACCAAGGCTTTCGTGCTCGCCTTCAGCGAGGCATTGCAGGCCGAGCTCGGGCCGAAGGGCGTGCATGTGCAGGCCGTCCTGCCCGGCATCACCCGCACGGCGATCTGGGAGGAGGAACGCCTCGCCCAGATCCCGGCCGAGATGGTGATGTCCGTCGACGACATGGTCGATGCCGCGCTCGCAGGGCTCGATCTCGGGGAACGGATCACCATCCCCTCGCTGCCCGACACTGCCGATCTCGACCGCTTCCTCGCCGCCCGCGGCGCGCTGCGCCCGAACCTCTCCCATCGCAAGCCCGCCCAGCGCTACGGCGCCTGA